A stretch of Sorghum bicolor cultivar BTx623 unplaced genomic scaffold, Sorghum_bicolor_NCBIv3 super_297, whole genome shotgun sequence DNA encodes these proteins:
- the LOC8155273 gene encoding cytochrome P450 89A2, producing the protein MEEMTQWLPVAVAVLVLLAAAATHLRSSSSRHCAGNTRRTVPVPVPATIEVRDPEAARRMIVDHADTFSDHPAVPFPVDLDAGHPKTTSINSAPYGPLWRALRCNLTAGVLHPSRLAHLAPLQRDAVESLVADLAARGRGGAGRARDEVVAVRDALYTAVFKVVARMCFGDDGIGERDVRAMQRTLREFFHSGVDARRLASSRLARLLHWRQWRYLVGTRGRLAEVFVPAIAARRRRLRRSDGGGVRSYVDTLLDLRVPDDDDDEDGEPSSGSGGSARRRALRDDEMVRLVWEFLGAGTETVVACVEWTLARLVAHPEVQEKLHRELSAGDQRSLQDLPYLRAVILESLRLHPPVPFILRDVVGLPEGAAAAAAAVGKAVALPPRNGAPVRFVFMAEDIGRDPKAWTDAEEFRPERFVGGGEGEDVSPIPGRKQIRMMPFGAGRRHCPGAGLAVIQAKCFVAALVREFEWAPPARGGGGVDHTPTNALFLKVMASPLRARIVPRRS; encoded by the coding sequence ATGGAAGAAATGACGCAGTGGCTTCCGGTTGCCGTGGCCGTGCTCGTCCTCCTCGCCGCAGCCGCCACTCAcctgcgcagcagcagcagcaggcactGCGCAGGCAACACCCGCCGCACCGTGCCAGTCCCGGTCCCGGCAACAATCGAGGTCAGAGACCCCGAGGCCGCCCGGCGCATGATCGTCGACCACGCCGACACCTTCTCCGACCACCCCGCCGTGCCCTTCCCCGTGGACCTGGACGCCGGCCACCCCAAGACGACCAGCATCAACAGCGCGCCCTACGGCCCGCTCTGGCGCGCGCTCCGCTgcaacctcaccgccggcgtccTCCACCCTTCGCGCCTCGCCCACCTCGCGCCGCTCCAGCGCGACGCCGTCGAGTCCCTCGTCGCGGACCTCGCCGCCCGGGGCCGAGGAGGAGCGGGCCGTGCTCGTGATGAGGTCGTCGCCGTCCGCGACGCCCTGTACACCGCCGTGTTCAAGGTTGTGGCGCGCATGTGCTTCGGCGACGACGGCATCGGCGAGCGCGACGTTCGCGCCATGCAGCGCACGCTGCGCGAGTTCTTCCACTCCGGCGTGGACGCCAGGCGCCTGGCGAGCTCGAGGCTGGCGAGGCTCCTGCACTGGAGGCAGTGGCGATACCTGGTCGGCACGCGCGGCCGCCTGGCCGAGGTCTTCGTCCCTGCCATCGCGGCGCGACGTCGTCGTCTCCGGCGTAGCGACGGCGGCGGTGTCCGCTCATACGTTGACACGCTCCTCGACCTTCGCGtacccgacgacgacgacgacgaagatGGCGAACCGTCGTCCGGCTCCGGTGGCAGCGCCCGGCGGCGCGCGCTTAGGGACGACGAGATGGTGAGGCTCGTCTGGGAGTTCCTGGGagccggcacggagacggtgGTGGCGTGCGTCGAGTGGACGCTCGCGCGCCTCGTCGCGCACCCGGAGGTCCAGGAGAAGCTCCACCGCGAGCTCAGCGCCGGCGACCAGCGGAGCCTCCAAGACTTGCCGTACCTGCGCGCCGTCATCCTCGAGAGCCTGCGGCTGCACCCGCCGGTGCCATTCATCTTGCGCGACGTCGTCGGCCTACCtgagggcgcggcggcggcggcggcggcggttgggAAAGCAGTCGCACTCCCACCGCGCAACGGCGCACCGGTGCGCTTCGTGTTCATGGCAGAGGACATCGGGAGGGACCCCAAGGCGTGGACGGACGCCGAGGAGTTCAGGCCGGAGCGgttcgtcggcggcggcgaaggGGAGGACGTGAGCCCTATTCCAGGGCGCAAGCAGATCAGGATGATGCCGTTCGGAGCCGGGCGCAGGCACTGCCCCGGCGCGGGGCTTGCGGTGATTCAAGCCAAGTGCTTCGTGGCCGCGCTCGTGCGCGAGTTCGAGTGGGCGCCGCCGGcgagaggaggcggcggcgttgACCACACGCCCACCAACGCGCTGTTCTTGAAGGTGATGGCGTCGCCGCTTCGAGCGCGCATCGTGCCACGCCGGTCTTAG